The following are encoded in a window of Carya illinoinensis cultivar Pawnee chromosome 15, C.illinoinensisPawnee_v1, whole genome shotgun sequence genomic DNA:
- the LOC122297046 gene encoding UPF0481 protein At3g47200-like, which translates to MEDVGEDFETNNQQSNDGTSDVVGDDQLAVIGDKLAVLGDQLATFGNIGTNFGFGGEEYYNPNEETQFGQIVVPEHAIRINDNERQKPIIISGSGWSTLKVPPPIFKVDKEAYVPKIVSIGPFHHNEPSLRAMQTEKRRFLDRLVQNQTGQLIHEESLNNAMRELEEKTRKFYANDFQTIELDEFVQTMLLDCSFIVELLRFYEKNREGEPLFKTRWMQTNKIFELTPSLTGEATLNTLTLRFFEPLRPGKEKFEEGTLNKHANRDKTYPQQPTKSEKEKTLLRLPRKGWVHNAKTLSYAGIKFQAKSSCILDIQFIGKTLNISNMVIDDSTSPVLRNLTAYEQNNCDHSGYGRGCQDFCNAGIIKHAMGRDEKVANVFNRLTKELVFDINEEYCYMTKEIKNINRHCRMHDIRV; encoded by the exons ATGGAAGATGTGGGAGAGGATTTTGAAACCAATAATCAACAATCAAATGATGGTACTTCAGATGTAGTTGGCGATGATCAACTGGCTGTAATCGGTGATAAACTGGCTGTACTTGGCGATCAACTGGCAACTTTTGGCAATATTGGCACCAATTTTGGCTTTGGTGGTGAAGAATATTACAATCCAAATGAAGAGACACAATTTGGCCAAATAGTTGTTCCTGAGCATGCTATCCGAATCAACGATAATGAGAGACAAAAGCCTATTATCATCAGTGGATCAGGATGGTCGACATTGAAGGTTCCTCCACCTATATTCAAAGTTGACAAAGAAGCTTACGTCCCCAAGATTGTCTCCATTGGTCCATTTCATCATAATGAACCAAGTCTAAGAGCCATGCAAACTGAAAAACGGCGATTTCTCGATCGCCTGGTTCAAAACCAAACAGGGCAACTTATCCATGAAGAAAGTCTCAACAATGCCATGAGAGAATTGGAAGAAAAGACCAGAAAATTCTATGCAAATGACTTTCAGACTATAGAACTAGATGAATTTGTGCAGACGATGCTTCTCGACTGTAGCTTCATTGTAGAACTCTTGCGTTTCTATGAG AAAAATCGTGAAGGGGAACCCCTTTTCAAAACACGTTGGATGCAGACAAAT AAGATTTTTGAACTTACTCCGAGCTTGACGGGGGAGGCAACTCTGAATACGCTTACTCTCAGGTTTTTTGAACCCTTGAGACCTGGGAAGGAGAAATTTGAAGAAGGGACGTTGAACAAGCATGCCAATA GGGATAAAACATACCCGCAGCAGCCTAcaaagagtgaaaaggaaaaaacactTCTTAGGCTTCCTAGGAAAGGTTGGGTGCATAATGCCAAAACACTTAGTTATGCTGGTATTAAGTTCCAAGCAAAATCTAGTTGCATTCTCGACATACAGTTTATAGGCAAGAcgttaaatatttcaaatatggtCATCGATGATAGCACTAGCCCTGTGTTGAGGAACTTGACAGCCTATGAACAAAACAACTGTGAT CATAGTGGATACGGTCGAGGATGTCAAGATTTTTGTAATGCTGGGATTATCAAACATGCAATGGGTAGAGACGAGAAGGTGGCGAATGTTTTCAACAGACTCACTAAAGAGCTGGTGTTTGATATTAATGAAGAGTATTGCTACATGACCAAGGAAATCAAAAACATCAACCGTCATTGCCGAATGCACGACATTAGAGTTTGA